A region of the Vibrio tubiashii genome:
GGTGAATTATTACTAACCGTTATTGAGCCGAAGCTTTGCGCCTCGGCTCTTTTATTATTAGTGCAGGCTAAAAAGAATCAAGGAGCGTAATGAGTTGTTCTAGGCTCTCGACTACAGTCATCTTGTCGATGATTTCTGCTTGAGGTGGTAACAAATCTGGCACCATGACCACAGGACAACCCGCTGCCAGTGCCGCTTTTACTCCGTTATTTGAGTCTTCTAAAACTAAACATTCTTCGGCTGTCAAACCGAGATGAGTGCAAGCCATTTGGTAGCAGTCAGGGTAAGGTTTAGCGCGTTCGACATCTTCTGCTGTGATGACTAAATCAAACTGAGGTAGGTAGTCGCTGGTGGTGAAATTGTATTTGACCTCAGCAAGGTGTGAGGAGGTGACAATGGCTGTTGCGAGTCCACGTCGCTTAATGTCTTGGAATAGTGGGTCAAAACCGGGTTTGAAAGCGATGCCATTGGATCTTAAGCGATGAAAATGGTCGTCGCGAACTTGTTTATAGCGTGATAGGTCGAGTGCGTTTTGAAAGTGCTCAGCGAGAATCCGTTCGCATTCCGGGTCTTGAACACCGATGAATTGCTGATAGAAGTCGTCGCTTAAGTCGAGGTTTTGTTCACTAGCGGCATACTGCCAGCTCAGTTTGTAGATAGACTCGGTATCAAAGATAAGCCCATCCATATCGAAAAGAACCGCTTTTAACATGATGTCTCCTGTTGTAAGTCAATAGGAGGCTGACAATGATAAGTCGTCGTTGTTATTAGAATGGGCTCTCTTTGCCGAGTTCATTACATATCTCGACAATTGCCAGTGAGAGCCCTGACTTTATGATTTGCTGTTGACGTTGAAGCTGTAGTTGGTAGAACTCAAGATCGATGTCGTCATCTGGTTCGGCGACTTCAAGTTGTACCATGCCCATTTTTTTTACCAAGTTGAGCTTTTTGATTGGTTGTAAAACGTTGGGGTCAGTGAACTGATAATCAGCTGCGTCACTGTTAAGTTCATTTTTAATTTTGATGATATCTTCTATATCGTGATAGACATCATTAGGTAGAACACCTAAGCCAAACAGTAACTTCAAACGGACAGATAAATCGCCTAATGGACCGGAGTCATGGAGCAACGGGCCAACAACCGATTGCACTGCAAAGTTATCTTTCTGAAAGATTCTTTGCATCAGTGCATCAATTGAGTCATTAAATACGTCAACGGCAGCAATAAAAAAGCCGCGTACCGATGGGGCGCTATTTAATCGCTCTATAATGTCGGTTTCATTAATTTTGTCTGCCATATACTGAACTAAAACTTTTTGTTGATGGAGGAGGAGAGTTCTCCTCCCCGTATTTGTTGTTATAGTGCCGCGAAGAAGGATTCGATTTGCGCGACTTCTTTGCTGTTTTCATCCAAACCTGTGTACCTTGCTAGCGTGTGGCGAATGCCATGTTCTTGCAAAGAGGTTTGTAGCTCAATTGCTTGCGGATCATCCTCACTCTTATATTTGAGAGCTGCGGCGATACCCTTTAAAAGCGTTTGATTTTCAGTGCCATACTCAATTGTACCTAGTAATGGCTTCACTAATCTATCATTTGCGCCTAATTTGCGAATTGGTTGGCGGCCGACGCGGTCGACTTCATCGACCAAATATGGATTAGCGAATCGACTTAGAATTTTTTCGATATAAGCAGCGTGTAACTCGCGATCAAAGCCATAGCGACGAATCAGGACTTCACCACTTTCGAACATCGCTTGTTTTACATCCGCTCTAATTTCTGGGTCTTCAATAGCCTGACGTATGGTTTGGTGGCCTTTCAAGCAACCTAAATAAGCCGTAATGCAGTGACCAGTATTGAGAGTAAACAACTTACGCTCAACGAAGGCCATTAGGTTATCGGTTTTCTCCATTCCAGAAATGTCGGGAATTTCACCTTTAAACTGCTGCTCGTCAACAATCCACTCGCTAAAGCTTTCAACAGTGACTTCGAGTGGATCATCGTTGGCAGCTTCTGCGGGTGGCACAATGCGGTCAACGGCTGAATCGACAAAGCCAACCAACTCATCCGCTTTACCATGCAGTGAGCTATCTAGGTGTTTGTAAACTTCACCTTTGAGGTGAGTGGTGCCACGAACCATGTTTTCGCAGGCGATAATATTAAGCGGAGATTCATTACCAGATTCAAAGCGCTTTGTGATTCCTGTTGCGATTGTTTTTGCAATAATATCCAACACATTTGGACCAACGGCTGTGGTGACTAAATCGGTTTTCGCTATACGCTCAATTACATCTTCACTTGCTGAGTTGACCGCAGTCACGTGAGTTACGGTCTCTATTTGGCACTCAGTGCCCACAACTTTAACCTTGTACTCTTGTTTGTGACTGAGTTGATCGACAAGCGGAGTATCCACATCGGCGAACGTGACTTCAACATCCGCGTCAGCAAGTAGCTTTCCAATAAAACCGCGACCGATATTGCCTGCACCAAAATGAACTGCATTTTTCATAATTTACCTACCAAATAAAAGAATAAAAACTAACGACTCTAGGGTGAGGCCAACTGCATAGGGGGTGACAGTCGACCTCGTTTGCTCTCAGGAGCAAAGGTTTTGAGTGAAGGATTACGCGGCTTGTGGATTCCCTAAAATATTCAGAATCTTAGCCACATCTTGAGTGCTGGTTAGCGTTTCAATCGCTTCAGGCTCATCGAGTGCATTAGTGATGGTAGTGATCACTTGAATGTGTTCATCATTTTTAGCGGCAATACCAATAACCAGTTTGGCGACATCGTCTTGGTCATCAGTAAATTGAATACCTGCTGGGTATTGGCAGATGACAATACCGGTTTTCTTTACTTTGTCTTTTGCTTCAATGGTGCCGTGAGGGACAGCAATAGACTCGCCCAAATAAGTTGGGACCAATTTCTCACGTTCAAACATGGCATCAACGTATTCTGGTTCTACGTAGCCCATTTCAACCAGTTTGTTACCTGCAAAACGAATCGCGTCTTCTTTGTTGCTAGCGCTTAAGCCTAGGTGGATGTTTTCTTGTGCGATTTGGAAAACAGAAGGCTGCTGAGGCTCATAGCTGTCATCATTGGCAGCGAGTACAGAGGCTTTAACGTTTTGATCATCATTTGCTGCTGCCCCTTTCTGAGCGGCAAGAAGCTTAGTGACAAGTTGGTTGTACATTTCGCTGTCTAAAAAGTTAGTCAGAGAAATATGTTGGGCATTAGGAGCATGCTTGCGAGCACGATCCGTTAGATCTTTGTGGGTAATCACGATATCAGCGCTCTCAGTTAGGCTATTAATGGCTAGATTGTTTACATCAATGTTTAGACCTGCATCTTGGACTTTTTTACGCAGCATGCTCGCGCCCATCGCGCTAGAGCCCATACCTGCGTCACAAGCGACAATAATGCTGGTTACGTTTGCAAGATCGATGTTGCCTTTGTTTTGAGCGTTGACTGTTGAATCTGATTTTGCGCCAGACTTCATTTCTTTCATTTGTGAAGTGGCTTTTTCTAATGCCGCTTTGTCGCCATCTTCTTCCGTTGAGGTTTGAGTCTTCATCAGCAAGGCAGCAACGGTAAATGAAACACCAGTAGCCGCTGCAATAGAAGCTAATACACCAACGATAGAGCCTTTCTGCGTCATCAACAGGATGGCAAAGATAGAACCTGAAGAAGCTGGAGAGACGATGCCCGCGTTAAACATGACGAGTACGAATACGCCTGTCATACCGCCAGCAATTGCAGCTAGGATAAGACGTGGGTTCATTAGAATATACGGGAAGTAAATCTCGTGGATACCGCCAAAGAAGTGAATAATTGAAGCGCCACCTGCAGTTTGACGAGCAGTCCCTTTACCGAAAACCATGTAAGCCAACAGAATACCTAAACCAGGACCTGGGTTTGCTTCGATTAGGAAAAAGATCGACTGACCGGCCTCAGAAGCTTGCTGAATACCTAGTGGTGAGAAGATTCCGTGGTTGATCGCATTGTTGAGGAACAGAATCTTCGCTGGCTCAACAAAAATAGAGGTCAAAGGAAGAAGGTGCGCTGAGACTAAGAAGTTAACGCCAGCCGCTAGACCACCAGAAAGAACTTTGACAAAAGGTCCAATGAACATGAATGCCAAAATTGCACATAGCATACCGATGATGCCAGCAGAGAAGTTGTTGACCAACATCTCAAAGCCGCTTTTCACTTTGCCATCAATGTAGTTGTCGAATTTCTTAATTGCCCAACCACCCAGAGGGCCGACCATCATCGCGCCCATAAACATTGGTATATCAGTACCAACGATGACGCCCATGGTCGTGATGGCACCAACAACCGCACCGCGATCTCCACCAACAAGTTTACCACCGGTATAACCAATAAGGAGCGGTAGTAAGTAAGTGATCATTGGGCCAACCATAGCCGCTAGCGTTTCATTAGGTAGCCAGCCAGTTGGAATAAAGAGTGCCGTGATAAAGCCCCATGCGATAAACGCGCCGATATTCGGCATTACCATGTTAGACAGAAAACGACCAAAATTTTGTATCTTGATCTTAGCATCTGGTGATATCATAAGAGTTCCCCGTTCGATGTTCTGATGAATATTGTAGTAGTACGGTTCGCCAAAACCGCTTGATTGCTTAGTACCCAATCAATTTACCACACAAATTCAGTTTGGAACTGACAACGGGTTTTTTGTGATTAGTCGCAAATAAAACACTTCTACCTAATAGTATTTAAGCGATCTAGTTCAAATATTTTGGGTGTAACTTTTTTACAAATTAGCACTTGCTCTTTTGTCAATAAAAATTAATCGATCAATGTCTTGTTTTTGATTTTTTAATGTCTTGGCACTTAGTGATGTAGGTCACTTTATGTCTTCTTTGATTATTCGAATTAACGATTAATGTGATCCTTGTATGGTTTTGTTGTGAGGGTGTTGGGGGTTATTTTGTGACTTTTGTCAAGAAAGGGTGATTTCTGTAATTGAGTAACACATCAAACTCACCGTCTAGCCAAGTAAGTTTGTCGCTATTTAAGGCAGATCGCGTGGCAGAGTCTCCTCTGCCACAAAGTTGTGTTAGTTGGTATCTAGGTAAGCTTTAGAAGAGATGTCAGTCCATGCACGTACTTTAGTTAAGTACTGTTTTTGTGACTCAATGATCTCTTTCGCTAATGCGTCGCTACTAGCTTGCTGTTCAAGCAATTCGGTGGTTGCTGTTTGCATCGCTTTTAACACTTCCGGTGGGAAGTCTCTTACTTTTATATCTGGGTACTCCGCACTCATTGTCGCCCAACTATTTGCATTTGCATCGACTGCCTGAGTGTACATATCAAATGCTGCCACTCGGAATGCTGTTTCCAATATTGTTTGTAGATCTTTAGGTAGTGAATCCCATTTCTTTTTATTCACTAAGAACTGAGTTTCCGAACCCGGTTCATGCCACGCCGTGTAGTAATAAGGTGCGATTTTCTGAAAGCCCATTCTAAGGTCAAATGCAGGACCTACCCATTCCAGTGCGTCAATGGTTCCTCGCTCCAATGAGGTATAGAGTTCTCCCGGAGCGATGTTGGTTGGTTTTGCACCTACTTTTGCCATCACTTCACCAGCAAAGCCTGGAATACGAATTTTAAGTCCTTTTAGATCGTCTACTGAGTTGATCTCTTTTTTAAACCAGCCACCCATCTGAATGTCAGAGTTACCGCCGGGGAAAGAAAGAAGGTTGTGTGGTGCATAGACTTTTTCCATTAACTCCATACCGCCACCGCGATAAAACCAAGCATATTGCTCAGTAGAGATCATGCCAAATGGCATGGAGGAGAAGTATAACGTGTTAGGTACTTTGCCTTTCCAATAGTAGGAGCTTGAGTGGCCCAAGTCGTATTGACCAGACTTGACCATATCGAATATCCCTAAAGGGGCTTTGTGTTTATTAGCGGAATCAATACGAATTTTTAAGCGACCGTTTGACATCTCTTCGGCAAGCTTGGCCATGTTCTTGGTTGCATCACCTAAGATGGGGGTATTCGGTCCCCAAGTTTCGGCAAGTTTTAAGCGGTAGACTTTTTCTGCTGCAAGTGCAGAGAATGAACTAAGAGCAAGTGATAGTGTTAGCGTTCCTGCTAACAGTGAGCGCAGTTTTAGCTTGGATGGCAACATAACTAAGCGACTTCCTTATTGTTGTGTTTTGTTATCTCACCTAGCTTTTATCTTGTTGTTTTTTTCGTCAATCTCATTTTTATCTGATCCTGAAAGTGATCTTGGTTTTAATCTCTATAACTATATTTTCAACCAGTTTATTTTCCTAGATGTAAAGGTCGCTTCTATTGCAATCGAGCGATTAGTGAGGTGTTGTAAGCAGATAATCTGGATAACAAAAGTGCTGCCTTGGTCACGCAGCACTTAGGGGAGGGAGACATGACTTCTCTAGATCTCAATATGATGGGATTTTAAGTAAGCCTCAGCTTGGTTGGCCCCCATATATCTCGCTAAGGTTTTGAGTGGTACATCTCTTAGATCAACCATGATCAAGCCATCAAGTGCGTTATTAAAGGCAGGATCAACGTTAAAGGATACTAGCTTTCCATTTAGTCCAAGGTATTGCCTCAATAAGACTGGTACGCCTTTGCCATCATCGATTCTAGCAATGACCCTTGATAATAGCTGCAGATCGGCAAGGGCTGTGAGCATGCTTGTATTCCAGCTTGGAGCGCTAGTTGATAATGGGTTAGAAGGGGTGACGTACTCGGCTTTTTCGGAGTCATAGTGATGAAGGGTCATGGTCTCTGCGAGTAATTGTCTTGTTTGCTCACTGTAATCGTTGCTGATACTGACAGGACCAAATAGGTGGGTATACTCTGGGTTCTTATCTACATAGGCGGCAATACCTTTCCAAAGCAGCAATAGTGGCGCCATACTCTTCTGATATTTCTCATCGATTACAGAGCGCCCCATTTCTATAGATTGACTCATGGTATCGATAAAAGGCTGTTCAAAGTTAAACAAGGTTCTTGAGTAGAGTCCCTTAATCCCATGTTTACTGATGAGTTGATCGACCAGTCCTAACCGATAAGCGCCCACGAGGCATCGATGCTCTCTATCCCAAATAAAGAGATGTAAGTAATCACGATCAAACTCGTCAAGATCAAGATCCAGACCTGTTCCTTCTCCAACTTGGCGAAAGTTGTGTTCTCTCAGGCGTCCGATCTCGTGCAGCATTGAAGGGATATGCTCGGCGGTTGTACAGTAGACGTCAAACTCCGCGCTCGAAAGCAACAAATGATCTTCGGGCATGGTGCTGAGATCCGCTTCGAGATCATCAATGGGGAGTTGAGTGGCGATAGGTAGAAATGAGCTAGATGATAAGTTCTGTTTTTGCTGCGTCAGTGTTTTGCTTTGTAATAAGTAGGTGTTTAAGCGCAGGTAGTTGACGATTTGAGTGTCTGTGAGTCCATTGACTTCCTTGTATTTGATCGCCGAGCCAATAGAGATTTGAATCTTCTGATGCGTTTTATTGAGCAACTCTCGGCCAAGCATCAAGGTGCGTAGTAGAGGATGTACTTTCCCCGCGAGATAAAAGCGCTGAGAGTTTTGGCCATCGATAAACACCGGAATGGTGGTTGCTCTTGATTTGCGAATCAAACTACTGACTGAGCGACTCCACTCTTTGTCTTCAAGGCGCTGCGCTTTTCTATCGACTAACTGTGAGACCTCTCCCGCAGGAAATAGCAGCAACAGACCGCCTTGTTCTAAATGCTGGTGGGCTTTACGAAGTGCTTTTAGGTTGGACTTGTGAGCGTTTTGTCCTTCGAATACATCCACACCAATAAAGAGTTCATCAAGTTCAGGAACCGTTTTTAGGTATTGATTGGCGAGGATCTGAACGTCACTTCTTATTTGAAGGAGTAGCTCGGCAAGAATCACGCCTTCGACACAACCTAGAGGATGGTTGGCGACAATCACAGTAGAGCCCGATTGCGGAATATGGCTTAACGAACCTTTACACACCTGATAGTCAATACCGAGCACTTCAAGAGTGAAGCGAAGAAAGGCTTGAGTATCACAGCCAGCAGGGCGCTGAGCATAAAATTTATCGAGCTTATTGAGACCAGTTGCCCATTCAGTAAAGCTCTCTCCTAAGCGAAATGGGGTCTTTTTCGGTAAACGAAACGGACTAGAAACTTCCATAGCATCCTCAAAATGGTAGTGGGTCGAAATGAGGATAGGTATGGGATGTTGCAAGAAGGCTTCAGCGAGATGAGAGTTAGATGATCACCTCATGACGTTTTGATTACCAAAGGCTAATTTGGGAAGGTGATGAGCAAAGGATGCAATAATGATTTATTTAAGCATTCTAAAAAATATATTGCTCACAAAATGTACTAAGGTAATGTTAAAGATCAACCTTTAGTGCTAGGTTTGAATAGCGGGTGAGGTTATTAAAACTTTGGAGCGCAAAGACTCTAAGCATAGTAACCAGTCAAGTTACCTTCGATTTGCTGAGCTGGAACTCTCTAATAAAGAGAGAAACGGGAACCTAGAGGTTCCCGTTGTTGTATATGCAGTTTACTTATCGCAAAAATTAACTAGTGCGATGAACAGCCATATGAGCAAGCGTGACGAGTGCTTGCTTATATTCAGACTCTTCTAATACCTTGAGCTCAGCAATGGCTTTATCTGCCTCTTGGTAAGCTTTTTGGCGTGTGTACTCTAAAGAACCGGTTTGTTCCATCGCTGCGAGAATATCGTTCAAGCGTTCCATACCATTGGATTTTTCAATCGCTTCACGAATCATCTCCGTTTGTTCTGCACTACCGTTACGCATTGCATAAAGAAGAGGTAAGGTCGGTTTACCTTCAGCAAGGTCATCGCCGACATTCTTGCCCATCTCTTTACCATCAGAAGTGTAATCCATCACGTCGTCAATCAGCTGGAATGCGGTTCCGAGGTATTTGCCGTAATTCTGTAAGGCAAGCTCTACCTTTTCAGGTGCTTCGTTTAGGATGGCACCAATCTGGGTTGCCGCTTCAAACAAGCGAGCCGTCTTAGAGTAGATAACTTGCATGTAGCTTTCTTCGGTGGTGTCAGGGTCGTTGCAGTTCATCAGTTGTTGAACTTCACCTTCCGCAATGACGTTTACCGCGTCACTCATTAGCTTAAGGATCTTTAATGATCCTAGCTCCGTCATCATTTGGAATGAGCGCGTGTATATAAAGTCGCCCACCAAAACGCTCGCTGCATTACCAAAGGCTGCATTAGCTGTGGCTTTACCACGTCGCATGTCTGATTCATCGACGACATCGTCATGCAGTAGAGTCGCGGTATGAATAAACTCAATAAAAGCGGCTGCGGTGGTATGAGCCTCTCCTCTGTAGCCAAGTGCTTTAGCTGACAGAACAGCTAAAAGAGGACGTATACGCTTGCCACCACCGCTAACGATGTAGAAACCCAGTTGATTGATTAAAGAGACATCAGAGTTGAGTTGTGCGTGAATTGTTTCATTCACTTTTGCCATGTCATCGGCGGTGAGTGCTTGGATAGCTTTAAAATCCATTGTAATTCCGGCTGAAGTTAGAACTAGTAAGGTATTCTTATCTGTTTTAATTGCTGAATAATACACTAAAAAACGTTGATTAATACATGGTTAAAGGGCATCATCTGGGCACTTTTCATTGGCGATTAGCTTTTCGCCAATTTTTTCAAAATATGGCTTGTCATAGGTGCGACCTTTCTGTAGAATCTGCGCCCTATTGATGATTAGTTTAGCGCACACCCTTGATGCTCAAATAGCATACGGCTGTGCGGAAAAAGCGGAGTAAGATATGTACGCTGTTTTCCAATCTGGTGGTAAACAACACCGTGTAAGCGAAGGTCAAACTCTTCGTTTAGAGAAATTAGACGTTGAAACTGGTGCAACTGTTGAATTTGATAAAGTTCTTCTTGTTGCTAACGGTGAAGACATTAAAGTGGGTGCTCCTCTAGTAGAGGGCGGTAAAGTAGTTGCTGAAGTTGTACAACACGGTCGTGGCGATAAAGTTAAAATCGTTAAGTTCCGTCGTCGTAAGCACTCTCGTAAGCAACAAGGTCACCGTCAGTGGTTCACGGAAGTGAAAATCACTGGTATCAACGCTTAATCGATTAGGAGAGTTTAACAATGGCACACAAAAAAGCTGGTGGTTCTACTCGTAACGGCCGCGATTCAGAAAGCAAACGTCTAGGTGTTAAGCGTTTCGGTGGTGAGTCTGTTCTTGCAGGTAACATCATCGTTCGTCAACGTGGTACTAAGTTCCACGCTGGTACTAACGTTGGTATCGGTAAAGACCACACTCTATTCGCTCTTACTGAAGGTAAAGTGAAGTTCGAAGTGAAAGGTCCTAAAAACCGTAAATTCGTTAGCATCGAAGCTGAGTAATTTAAACCTAGTTTAAATCACTTATTAGCTTTCAAGCTGAATTCAAAAGCCCTGCCGATTCGGCGGGGTTTTTTATTTATGGTAGCTCAAGAGATGGCTTCGAAGCGTGGAATCTATACTAAGGCACTTTGAAAAAAGTCCCTCAATATGTATTCCTAGTTAGCAGAACGATCGAAGATCAAGGTGATCGATCTGAAAATGGAATCTGCTAGAATTTATATCATTCACTTCTCCCTAAGAGATAGGGTGTTTTGAGATGATATTTGCAACGCAGCTACGATAAGTAGCACAAGGGCGGAGTAAGAGATGAAATTCGTTGATGAAGCGGTAGTAAAAGTTCAAGCCGGTGATGGCGGTAACGGTGTAGTGAGTTTCTGGCGTGAGAAATTCGTTGCGAAAGGAGGCCCGGATGGTGGCGACGGTGGTGACGGTGGTGATGTATACATCCAAGCTGATGAAAACCTTAACACGCTAATTGATTATCGCTTCCAGCGCTTCTATGAAGCAGAGCGTGGTGAGAATGGCCGTGGCGGTAACTGTACGGGGAAGCGCGGTAAAGACAAAGTGCTTCGCGTGCCTGTTGGTACTCGTGCTGTTGACATTCACACCAATGAAATCGTTGCTGAAGTTGCTGAACATGGCAAAAAAGTCATGGTGGCAAAAGGCGGTTGGCACGGTTTGGGTAACACCCGTTTTAAATCGTCAGTAAACCGAGCACCACGTCAAAAGACGTTAGGTACTAAAGGTGAAATTCGCGAAGTTCGTTTAGAGCTGTTGCTACTTGCTGATGTGGGTATGCTTGGATTGCCGAATGCAGGTAAGTCGACATTTATTCGTTCAGTATCTGCAGCGAAGCCAAAAGTGGCGGACTACCCATTTACGACGCTTATCCCGAGTCTTGGTGTAGTGAGTGTTGTTCCAGAGAAGAGCTTTGTTGTTGCGGATATTCCAGGCTTGATTGAAGGTGCTGCTGATGGTGCTGGCCTTGGTATCCGTTTCTTGAAGCACTTAGAGCGTTGTCGCGTTCTGCTGCATATGATCGATATTATGCCGATCGATCAAAGCGATCCTGTGCAAAATGCGCTAACCATCATTGATGAATTAGAGCAATACAGCGAGAAGTTAGCAGACAAGCCGCGTTGGCTGATCTTCAACAAGGTTGATCTGATGCCTGAAGAAGAAGCAAACGAAGTGATCCAAAATATTATCGATGCTTTAGGCTGGGAAGAGGATTACTACAAGATCTCTGCAGTGAATAAACAGGGCACCAAAGAGCTTTGCTATAAACTGGCTGACTTTATGGAAAGCCTACCGCGCGAAGAGGAAGAAATCTCTGAAGAAGAGAAAGTCGATTTCATGTGGGATGATTACCACAAAGATGCGATCGCAGGTGACGATGTTATCACTGAAGATGATGACGACTGGGATGATTGGGACGATGAAGAAGATGACGGTCACGTTGTCTACGTCCGCGAATAACAGTGCATAAAATTTATAGCCGCAATATCTATTGCGGCTTTTTTGTGTCTAAATCAAATCACTACAGTAAATTTCTCTGCACAATAAAGGGCATTCTAAAGGAGTAGGATAGAATCATGGCATCTAAACAACGGGCGGTGTCTCGTTTAATCGCCCAAGCTGGGCAAATGCTTTTGGCGCATGGTGCTGAAAGTACCCTTGTAGGTGATCTTATGCGCCGCTTCGGTTTCGCCGCGGGTATGGATGAAGTCGAAGTTTCGTTATCTGCAAGTTCATTAGTCGTCACTACCGTTTATCAAGAACACTGTATTACTACCGCCCGTCGTTGCCCTGATCGCGGCATTAATATGCGAGCAATCACTCAGGTGCAACGAATCTGCATTATGCTCGAACGTGGCATTATCGATTACTCTTTAGCGCAGCAGCAGCTGGATAAGATTAGTCCTGAACGTTATAACCGCTGGTTAGTTGTGTTTATGATCGGGTTGTCATGCGCTGCATTCAGCCATTTAGCG
Encoded here:
- the cgtA gene encoding Obg family GTPase CgtA, with translation MKFVDEAVVKVQAGDGGNGVVSFWREKFVAKGGPDGGDGGDGGDVYIQADENLNTLIDYRFQRFYEAERGENGRGGNCTGKRGKDKVLRVPVGTRAVDIHTNEIVAEVAEHGKKVMVAKGGWHGLGNTRFKSSVNRAPRQKTLGTKGEIREVRLELLLLADVGMLGLPNAGKSTFIRSVSAAKPKVADYPFTTLIPSLGVVSVVPEKSFVVADIPGLIEGAADGAGLGIRFLKHLERCRVLLHMIDIMPIDQSDPVQNALTIIDELEQYSEKLADKPRWLIFNKVDLMPEEEANEVIQNIIDALGWEEDYYKISAVNKQGTKELCYKLADFMESLPREEEEISEEEKVDFMWDDYHKDAIAGDDVITEDDDDWDDWDDEEDDGHVVYVRE
- a CDS encoding threonine/serine exporter family protein, producing MASKQRAVSRLIAQAGQMLLAHGAESTLVGDLMRRFGFAAGMDEVEVSLSASSLVVTTVYQEHCITTARRCPDRGINMRAITQVQRICIMLERGIIDYSLAQQQLDKISPERYNRWLVVFMIGLSCAAFSHLAGGDWVVFAMTFIASSVGMVVRQEIGHRHFNPLMNFTATAFVTTVVSAQAVIYELGNSPSLVMASSVLMLVPGFPLINSVADMLKGYINMGIARFVMASLLTLATSLGIVAAMSLVGVWGWVV